Proteins from a genomic interval of Centroberyx gerrardi isolate f3 chromosome 23, fCenGer3.hap1.cur.20231027, whole genome shotgun sequence:
- the LOC139922589 gene encoding Fc receptor-like protein 5: protein MLPCCRPTQALLTVSPNRSQLFYGEFLSLNCEEEDSSAGWTVRRMIREKMTECEVHWGKSAGSSCNISHPVHMDSGVYWCESREGATSNTINITVTGGAVILQSPVLPVMEGAAVTLNCTTKTPSDLPADFYKDGSFIRTESTGQMTIHHVSKSDEGLYKCNISGPGESPPSWLAVRARATPTLTPPLLVLWSVISVCGLAVLVVLVVLVVMVGRCVRRKPKVDNG, encoded by the exons ATGTTGCCGTGCTGCAGACCCACACAAG ctcttCTGACTGTGAGTCCCAATAGATCCCAGTTGTTTTATGgagagtttctctctctgaactgtgaggaggaggacagctcTGCTGGATGGACGGTAAGGAGGATGATCAGAGAAAAGATGACTGAGTGTGAAGTTCACTGGGGGAAATCAGCAGGTTCTTCCTGTAACATCAGCCACCCAGTCCACATGGACAGTGGAGTTTACTGGTGTGAGTCCAGAGAGGGAGCAACCAGCAACACCATCAACATCACTGTCACTG GTGGTGCTGTGATCCTGCAGAGTCCTGTCCTTCCTGTGATGGAGGGAGCTGCTGTGACTCTGAACTGTACAACCAAGACTCCCTCCGACCTCCCAGCTGATTTCTATAAAGATGGCTCCTTCATCAGGACCGAGTCTACAGGACAGATGACCATCCACCATGTTTCCAAGTCTGATGAAGGCCTCTACAAGTGTAACATCTCTGGTCCTGGAGAGTCTCCAcccagctggctggctgtgagag cgaGAGCCACACCTACACTTACTCCTCCCCTCCTGGTGTTGTGGTCTGTTATATCAGTCTGTGGCCTGGCtgtactggttgtactggttgtactggttgtgaTGGTGGGGCGGTGCGTCCGGAGGAAGCCCAAAG TAGATAATGGCTGA